CGTTTCCTAAATTAATATTCCACTTATTATTCACATGAAATGTAAAACCACAAATTTTACTGGGTTCCAGGTTTTATGTTGGTCCAAGCCACGAATCGGAGAGGACGCAGATGTTCGACTGCAAAGGCCTTCCTGCGGCCGATCCGGCACCGCCCGAACCTCTTTGTATCCATGCATTCACGAGTGCTGAAGATCGTGATCGATTCGACAACTAAACAGGCCACCGCTGTCCGTTTTGAGAAGAATGGGAAAGTCTATGAAGTCAAAGCGACAAAGGAAATTATCTTGTCAGCCGGATCGGTCAACAGCCCTCAAATATTGATGCTGAGCGGAGTCGGTCGGGCAGATCATCTCAATTCGCTGGGCATTCCGGTATTGTCGGATCTTAAAGTGGGTGACAACCTCCAAGATCACATTGCATTGGGCGGCATGGTGTTTACTGTTAACAAGGTAATGCTTATTATAATTTCCCCTTGATGAactgtaattattattttttaattcattttagcCATTCGGGTCGCTAGAAGGACGTTACATTACTTTGGCCACTTTTTTGAACTATACCATCAACTCAGCTGGACCCATGGCGTCACTGGGTGGCTGCGAGGGCCTGGCTTGGGTCAAAACGAAATACGCAGACCAGACAATTGATTTCCCCGACATTGAATTCCACTTTGTTTCTGGAACACCAGCGTCTGACAGCGGATACAACATCTATAAAAATCAGGGCGTCACGGATGCCATCTGGGAAAGTTATTACAAGCCAGTTGTCAACACTGACATGTGGCAAGTGATTCCTATGTTACTTCGTCCAAAATCGACTGGAACAATCCGGCTAGCTTCGACAGATCCCTACACGGCTCCCCTGATCGACCCGCAATATTTCACCGACACCAATGGCGAAGATCTCAAAGTTCTCATTGAGGGGACGAAAATCGGATTGGCTCTGAGTAAAACGGAAGCCTTTCAGAAACTGGGATCGAAATTTTACGATAAAGTATTTCCCGGATGTGAAGGCTACACTCCATGGACGGATGCCTATTGGGGTTGTTTCATCCGCCACTATTCTACCACCATTTATCATCCGGCTGGCACCTGCAAGATGGGCAAGGCTGGGGATCCAACAGCCGTCGTCGATGCTCGATTGAAAGTTTACGGAATCAAAGGATTGCGAGTGATCGACTGTTCCATCATGCCAAATGTCGTATCCGGCAATACCAACGCCCCTACGGTACTTAATTTTTCcagttcaatttatttttattttattaattttatatcaaacttttatttcataataaaaataatagataATGATTGGAGAGAGAGGGTCGGACTTGATTAAAGAAGATTGGCCACACAATAAGGAAGACGTGATAATCAAACCGCTCAccacaaagaaaaattcttccaaaaagaaaatgaaagtaaaGAACATTTAATCGGAAATTGTCAAATGATTGCGTCGAAATGGACATTGTTGGTCGATTTCGAAAATCTCAGTTGCGCCAGTCTTTGCCGCCGATTTGAACGACCTTAAAAATTGTCAGTTTTCTTAcagcaaatttaaaattcagtcAATTCTCTGTGCACCATTGATCGCTTATCTTCTCATTTATTTATCGTCGTCATCGATTCAGTAtgctgtttttatttatttatgattCTCATCGTAGTACGTCAcgcgattttttaattttgtttggtcTACCCTCCCCTGACAACCCCAACATGTCGGGAACAATACAAAGTTAAAGAAACAATTTCGCCCATATAGAGGGCAGTGGCGAATGTCAAAAAGGACCCCCTTCCCCCCCATGTAGTTTAGTTTGAACGCCCCCATGCACACCACACGACATTCGATTTCTTTTACGTGCTCTCGTTGTCTGTAATTGTGTCTCCCATCATATTACTTTTTACATGTgctgtttgattgagaatacTTTGCTGCTGCTTATTCGACAATGTGAAATGGcaattgaatattttacaGACCGACTGGCATATGTACCGACAGAAAGTGTTTGACTCGTTACAATCCTCGAGGATTTTTATGTAAGGCGGGAAAAGTTTTCCTGACATTTTCATCCGGTGTTACGCGCGTGTCAAAATGCTTCGAACGAGATTACAGCCGAGACGTCACTAATGTCAAGTAAtgtgtaatttattttttatttttcggtgaAATCCCTGCCAACTTTTGTGAGATTGGAAATTTGTCGCTGTCTATTTACAATCGGATTAGAGCCACGCATGCATGACGTGGCATAATGAGAGCAATCACGACAATCAAAGTGACTATAACTAGCGTATAATCAGTCAGGACCTTTGACAGCCCTTGAATAGATCAAGGTCCCCTGCACATCTCCACTCACTTCTGTCAAAGTTCGTGAATTTTCCCATTGATCAAAACTGCCTCGTTAGTCAGGTACGTCCTGTATTTTcatgaccaccaccaccaccagcagccgaAATAATTTATTACTTTGGCTTTATCTGATGGTTTGTCTCTCATTTATGGCTTTTACGAGGCTgctgttattcttttttcttcccaaaGAAAACGAGCAAACAACATTCGGCTgtagataaaaacaaaaatgccgAGGCttgtctccccccccccctttcagcTGCCCATGTTATCGCCAACgagtcaacatttttttaaaaatattttcgacaGAGATGAGAGGTGGATTATTATCGAATGAGTCCTTGGGTGGAAGAAAGGTGATTTTCCTGTTTCTAAATCAACGAACCGCGTTCTCTCTTCCATAGTCTACACGGCGGTCGGTGATGTCCGTGCGGCGATAGAGAATGTTCGTGACACGAGAGTTGAAGTGCTTTAGAGATTATTGAATCCGCTCGTGAAACCAGCAGATAACAATGTCTCGACATTTCATCCGTCCATTCGTATCATTTGGGTCaattaaaaatgtattacaaCTCACGAATGTAAGAACCTTTTTCCGCGTTCGATATGGAGTGCTGCAGCCGGACCGATGCGCATTTCCTCTGCTCTATTCGGAACGAAGACAAATGGAGTCTAGACTGCTGGACGAGTTTATTAATCCGGAAACCGATGATTGTGTCAACTTGAAATCAGGATAGTCTTATCATAATAGCATTGGCCAGACGAGAACTATTTTTATATCCTCAATCGCGTCTAATTTTACAATGGGGACATTCGATACGTGACTGATGCGCTGCTATATCCATGTGAGAAATCCATATAAGTTATGCAACCTTATCGTTCCAtctcttatcttttttatgttattctttcttttttgggcttCGATCGATGGACCAGAGCTGCTGTTGCAGTTGCTGTCCAAACTGCGGCAAGGGACTGTCGTTTCTGTCACATGGCCGATACGTTGGATCCGCAGCGGAAAAATATGGCGAGTGCGTTCGTGACCGCGGCCGGTGAGACAGCACGGGAGGACGACGAGCGGCAGATTCGCCAACTTCAAGTTGAATTTGCGCTCGTGCCCGGCACGACTGGCGATCAATTTCAGAAAGATTTTCCAGCCTACGCCGACGGACTGGTTGGCTCATCTCCCGGTGGCTATGTCGCCCTGCCGGAATACCCCAAGAAAGCCGAAACCGTTTACAACTTGAAGCCCAGAGCAGACGACGTCTACGTTCTCACCTTCCCGAAATGCGGTAATTATATAATAAGACAAatagtttttacttttctacggttttttaaaataaaatgatgtgGTTATACATGTCTCATAGGAACAACTTGGATGCAAGAACTTGTCTGGCTGGTTGTCAACGATTGCAACTTTGAAAAGGCTAAAGCGCCTCTCAACATCCGATCGCCCTTTTTAGAGTATAATTTCATATTACAAATTATTAGATAATTATGGGTGTTAATCGGTATGCAATCTTATGTTTTAGAATGAATTACATGCTACCAAAAGTCTTGACGGATAAATACGAGAGAGACGCGATTGTTTTGtgagtttgtcattttagttTGAGTGTCGCCGCATTGGCTcattgattttttcatttctagtcAGACGGGCATCCCGGGCATTTCGAAATTCCTGGAAATTCTTGATTACTGGAATTTGAGGGACGTCCTGAGACCCCACGTCAAGAAACTAGTCAACAGGATCTGCGGCCACGTAATGCGCGACGTTGAGGAAATGGAACAAATGACTGAGCCTCGCATCATCAAGAGCCACCTGCCTCTCTACCTGCTCAATCCAAAGCTGCTGGACACCAGTaaggtaataatttttttaaaaatactttcctcaatgaaaaaaaaataaacaactgttggaattctttaaaaattcattcattGCCCAGTTAGCGATAAAATGCTGCTAGTACCttgttgtttgtctgttttttttcttctcttctctataGGGGAACATTTTGACTTTCTAATATATCCTTGAATTGTATTATACAATCGTCAGGTGGTCTACGTTGCACGAAATCCCAAAGACGTCCTCGTCTCATACTTTCACTATCACAGGTTGATTCACTTTCACCAGTTCACCGGCGACCTAGAGTCCTTTGCCGACTATTTCATGTCCGACAAAGGTATGGCTCTCCTTTTGTGCCCAGTGTGGTGCTGCTATTTTGGGTATTCGCCGCTAATGCCTAGAGCCAAAGCTGAacgatcattttttttactagtgtgcttttttaaaaaaggaatgaattttgttttttgacagTTTACGCTTCGCCGTTTTTTCCTCACTTGCTGGACGCCTGGAGCAAACGCCATCACCCAAATTTGCTTTTCGTTTTCTACGAAGATTTGAAACAGGTAGATAGTCTTGTACGGTTATTTTGGTTCTGGCCTTATATCTTTTATGTCTTATGTAAATCCGAATTCATAATTGTCTCTGGCAGAATTTACGAGGAGAAATCGAAAAGGTTGTCAGTTTTCTTGGCAAATCTCTGACCGAAGAGCAACTCACCAGGCTGACCCAACATTTACGCGTCGATCAGTTCGCCAAGAATGAAGCCGTCAACTATGAAATTTGTAAGGAGTTGGGCTTCATGAACAACACCGGAAATTTCATCcgcaaaggtaaaaaaaaaatttttatggttTTATGTCGTGATATTAATTGATTATTTAATTTCCACTCGTGTGCCGATTGCTTAGGGAAAACTGGCGACTGGAAGAATCACTTTTCTCCCGAATTGAACGCTCGAATTGATCTGTGGATTGAATCGAATTTGAAAGGCAGCGACCTGACGTTCATCACTGAATTAGACCAACAAGATTGATTGATTCCATTTTTAATTCAGTATACACACCTATCACATTTCTGCTCATCTCAGCCCATcaattggcttttttttaGGTCCTTATTCCCTTGATTGAGCGGGAAATCAAGTCAGAACCACA
This sequence is a window from Daphnia pulicaria isolate SC F1-1A chromosome 7, SC_F0-13Bv2, whole genome shotgun sequence. Protein-coding genes within it:
- the LOC124349532 gene encoding glucose dehydrogenase [FAD, quinone]-like, producing the protein MPLAQIFGNLSLWASLPAFLVYYLFYSSFEYDDPEGRVSDTKSFLNEYDFIVIGAGSAGAVVANRLTEVSSWKVLLLEAGGDETLVSDVPGTVQYLQRTNIDWQYKTVAQTGSCLAFNDNKCNWPRGKVLGGSSVLNYMLYVRGNKRDYDSWAVDNPGWSYDEVLPYFIKSEDNRNPYIAANTKYHGTGGYLTVQEPAYTTPLATTFVEAGVELGYENNDGNAAQQTGFMLVQATNRRGRRCSTAKAFLRPIRHRPNLFVSMHSRVLKIVIDSTTKQATAVRFEKNGKVYEVKATKEIILSAGSVNSPQILMLSGVGRADHLNSLGIPVLSDLKVGDNLQDHIALGGMVFTVNKPFGSLEGRYITLATFLNYTINSAGPMASLGGCEGLAWVKTKYADQTIDFPDIEFHFVSGTPASDSGYNIYKNQGVTDAIWESYYKPVVNTDMWQVIPMLLRPKSTGTIRLASTDPYTAPLIDPQYFTDTNGEDLKVLIEGTKIGLALSKTEAFQKLGSKFYDKVFPGCEGYTPWTDAYWGCFIRHYSTTIYHPAGTCKMGKAGDPTAVVDARLKVYGIKGLRVIDCSIMPNVVSGNTNAPTIMIGERGSDLIKEDWPHNKEDVIIKPLTTKKNSSKKKMKVKNI
- the LOC124349760 gene encoding sulfotransferase 1C3-like — its product is MADTLDPQRKNMASAFVTAAGETAREDDERQIRQLQVEFALVPGTTGDQFQKDFPAYADGLVGSSPGGYVALPEYPKKAETVYNLKPRADDVYVLTFPKCGTTWMQELVWLVVNDCNFEKAKAPLNIRSPFLEMNYMLPKVLTDKYERDAIVFQTGIPGISKFLEILDYWNLRDVLRPHVKKLVNRICGHVMRDVEEMEQMTEPRIIKSHLPLYLLNPKLLDTSKVVYVARNPKDVLVSYFHYHRLIHFHQFTGDLESFADYFMSDKVYASPFFPHLLDAWSKRHHPNLLFVFYEDLKQNLRGEIEKVVSFLGKSLTEEQLTRLTQHLRVDQFAKNEAVNYEICKELGFMNNTGNFIRKGKTGDWKNHFSPELNARIDLWIESNLKGSDLTFITELDQQD